In Bacillota bacterium LX-D, the genomic window GTACCGGTACCGGGCAGCCCCTTGGCATTCTGAATAGCGATGCCTTGGTGAAGGTACCGAAGGAAAGCGGGCAGACTGAGCTCTTAAAAGTAGACAACCTATTCAACATGTGGTCAAGATTCTGGGGCAGAAGTAGGACAAATGCTGTGTGGTATATCAATCAGGAGATTGAGCCGCTCTTATTTACAGTGAAAATCGGTGATGTGCCGGTATATATCCCGGCAGGTGGACTTTCGGAAGCACCTTATGCGACACTGATAAATGCGGTTTGAGGAGGCATTATTCGCTCACCTTAAGGCTTTTACAGGGTTGAAGAGCCTTGTGGATGAAAGGATTTACCCGCTTATCCTGCCGCAGAAGGCTGTTCTTCCGGCTGTAACCTATCAGAAAATTTCAGGAGAAAGGCTGCATAAGCTGCAGGGAGATACAGGCTTTACAAGGCCGGTATACCAGCTGTCCTGCTGGGCGGAAAATTATGCCCAGTGCAAGGCTGCTGCCGAGCAGGTCAGGCTTTGCTGCAGAACCCATTCAGGACTTATGGGCGGTACAGATGGTGTCGCTGTTGGTGCAGTGCTGCTGGAGGGTGAAGCAGAGGGCTATGA contains:
- a CDS encoding DUF3168 domain-containing protein, whose amino-acid sequence is MRFEEALFAHLKAFTGLKSLVDERIYPLILPQKAVLPAVTYQKISGERLHKLQGDTGFTRPVYQLSCWAENYAQCKAAAEQVRLCCRTHSGLMGGTDGVAVGAVLLEGEAEGYESDTGTFYINMDFQFYYSEQV